A part of Kitasatospora acidiphila genomic DNA contains:
- a CDS encoding helix-turn-helix transcriptional regulator — translation MTSIETTHEAAAAPQVGRARIPGPSAAAEIRVKPSRVQVAVYAEDIVLHTGIVQQLRQRPEVELLTDDEAPKAQVALLVVDRLTEAVAETLRGLRLSTSSRTGLVVGNFEAGGLQTIIECGVAAVLRRSDADQDRLVHLITALANGEGVMPGDLLGKLLDRVGNLQRALLDPRGLSLSTLTAREAEMLRLVADGFDTSEIAAQTSYSERTVKNVLHEITTRLGLRNRAHAVGYAMRHGLI, via the coding sequence ATGACGTCGATCGAGACAACCCACGAGGCTGCCGCGGCACCACAGGTCGGCCGTGCCCGGATACCCGGACCATCGGCTGCCGCCGAGATACGCGTCAAGCCGAGCCGGGTGCAGGTGGCGGTGTACGCGGAGGACATCGTCCTGCACACCGGCATCGTCCAACAGCTGCGCCAGCGGCCGGAAGTGGAGCTGCTCACGGACGACGAGGCCCCGAAGGCGCAGGTGGCCCTGCTGGTGGTGGACCGGCTGACCGAGGCGGTGGCAGAGACGCTGCGCGGCCTGCGGCTCAGCACCTCCAGCCGGACCGGTCTCGTGGTCGGCAACTTCGAGGCCGGCGGGCTGCAGACCATCATCGAGTGCGGCGTCGCGGCCGTGCTGCGCAGGTCGGACGCCGACCAGGACCGGCTGGTGCACCTCATCACCGCCCTGGCCAACGGCGAGGGGGTGATGCCCGGGGACCTGCTCGGCAAGCTGCTCGACCGGGTCGGGAACCTGCAGCGTGCCCTGCTGGACCCACGGGGGCTGAGCCTGTCGACGCTGACGGCCCGTGAGGCGGAGATGCTCCGGCTGGTCGCCGACGGCTTCGACACCAGCGAGATCGCCGCGCAGACCTCCTACTCCGAACGCACCGTCAAGAACGTGCTGCACGAGATCACCACACGGCTGGGGCTGCGCAACCGCGCCCATGCCGTGGGCTACGCCATGCGCCACGGACTCATCTGA